A single Cupriavidus sp. D39 DNA region contains:
- a CDS encoding TetR/AcrR family transcriptional regulator has translation MGHSQADKAQSRKRILEQAAEQIRDGGLESVSVGKLMRSANLTHGGFYGHFESRSDLLLHALERALDAGNAAFDAKNGKASVEYSATVRSYLSRKHRDARTTGCAIAALAGDVARADESAREAMSTHIERFIGRMDAALGGDDPDKAVFAVSAMIGALVVSRVMADEKRSDAVLAAAKRELLALQQME, from the coding sequence ATGGGACACTCACAGGCGGACAAAGCGCAAAGCAGGAAGCGCATCCTGGAACAGGCCGCGGAGCAGATTCGGGATGGCGGACTCGAATCCGTCAGCGTCGGCAAGCTGATGCGTAGCGCCAACCTGACGCACGGCGGCTTCTATGGGCACTTCGAGTCCCGCTCCGACCTGCTGCTGCACGCGCTCGAACGCGCGCTGGATGCCGGGAATGCCGCGTTCGATGCAAAAAACGGGAAGGCGTCGGTCGAGTACAGCGCAACGGTACGCAGCTACCTGAGCCGCAAGCACCGCGACGCGCGCACGACCGGCTGCGCAATCGCCGCGCTGGCGGGCGACGTGGCGCGCGCCGACGAGTCGGCGCGCGAGGCGATGTCGACCCACATCGAGCGGTTCATCGGCCGGATGGATGCCGCGCTGGGCGGGGACGATCCGGACAAGGCCGTGTTCGCGGTCAGCGCCATGATCGGGGCTCTGGTGGTGTCTCGCGTGATGGCCGACGAAAAGCGCTCCGACGCAGTGCTGGCCGCGGCGAAGCGGGAGTTGCTCGCTTTGCAGCAAATGGAATGA